In Patescibacteria group bacterium, a single window of DNA contains:
- a CDS encoding tryptophanase: MALSAYLEHILKDAEELPPARPYINHAVAFKQPVTPRERAEALEKAGLNVFFYPAALINGCDLLSDSGTGAMTNEQWASLHYGDEAYGSNQGYFLLREQVRHTFGDLFFNNLTGSFNAFLFHQDRAAECALFTQIGKLGTGLIIPSNGHFDTTHANIEANGMRALNLFSPALKRKEDSSAFKGDMDTERFIQLLEESRAKVPLVYLTITNNTGGGQPVSLGNIAEVARIAHAQGIPLFLDACRFAENAWFIQQREPGYREKAIPDIVREIFSYADGFTISFKKDGLANMGGGLFLKENGLFVRKYPRMSDALTNHQILTEGNPTYGGLSGRDIMTIVEGLKTVVRQEYLDYRTSQVQAFGEHMKELGLPVLTPAGGHAVYMDMTEFFSDTRMRHEDFGGISCTALLLAAYGHRACELGDFAFGSYDTVAGKDNFPEVNFVRFAVPRLRYEREDLEAVAGAVKALYDRRDEMPPVRVTYGRDLPLRHFKARFEFID, from the coding sequence ATGGCATTAAGTGCATATTTGGAGCATATCTTGAAAGACGCGGAGGAACTCCCACCCGCACGGCCTTATATAAATCACGCGGTGGCATTTAAACAGCCAGTGACGCCGCGCGAGAGGGCAGAGGCGCTTGAGAAGGCGGGCCTTAATGTCTTTTTTTATCCCGCAGCATTGATAAACGGCTGCGACCTCCTGTCCGATTCCGGGACCGGTGCCATGACGAATGAGCAGTGGGCGTCGCTCCACTACGGAGATGAAGCGTACGGCTCCAACCAAGGGTATTTTCTTTTGCGGGAACAAGTGCGCCATACGTTTGGAGATTTATTTTTCAATAATCTCACTGGCAGTTTCAACGCGTTCCTCTTCCATCAGGACCGGGCGGCCGAGTGCGCGCTGTTCACCCAAATAGGGAAACTTGGCACGGGGTTGATTATTCCCAGCAACGGCCATTTTGACACGACGCACGCGAACATCGAGGCGAATGGCATGCGCGCGCTTAATTTATTTTCTCCCGCACTGAAGCGCAAAGAGGATTCGTCCGCGTTTAAGGGCGACATGGACACGGAGAGGTTCATACAGTTGCTGGAGGAGTCGCGCGCGAAGGTGCCGCTCGTGTACCTTACCATTACGAACAATACCGGCGGCGGACAGCCGGTATCGCTTGGCAACATTGCGGAAGTGGCCCGCATCGCCCATGCGCAGGGAATTCCCCTCTTTTTGGATGCGTGCCGTTTTGCGGAAAATGCCTGGTTTATACAGCAGCGCGAGCCAGGATACCGCGAGAAAGCCATTCCTGATATTGTCAGAGAAATATTTTCATACGCGGACGGCTTTACCATCAGTTTCAAGAAAGACGGGCTGGCAAACATGGGTGGGGGATTATTTTTAAAAGAAAATGGGCTTTTTGTCCGAAAATATCCCCGTATGTCCGACGCGCTCACCAATCATCAGATTCTCACGGAAGGGAATCCCACATATGGCGGGCTTTCGGGGCGCGATATCATGACGATCGTCGAAGGATTGAAGACGGTGGTGCGGCAAGAGTATCTTGATTACCGGACATCGCAGGTGCAGGCGTTCGGGGAACATATGAAAGAGTTGGGTCTTCCCGTGCTCACCCCCGCCGGCGGGCATGCGGTGTATATGGACATGACGGAATTTTTTTCTGATACCCGGATGCGACACGAGGATTTCGGCGGTATCTCGTGTACCGCGCTGCTGCTTGCCGCCTATGGACACCGCGCGTGCGAGCTTGGCGATTTCGCGTTTGGGTCGTATGATACGGTAGCGGGGAAAGACAATTTCCCGGAAGTAAATTTCGTGCGCTTCGCAGTGCCGCGCTTGCGCTATGAGCGGGAGGATTTGGAAGCGGTTGCGGGCGCGGTGAAGGCGCTCTATGACCGCCGCGACGAGATGCCTCCCGTGCGGGTCACCTATGGCCGCGATCTCCCTTTAAGGCATTTCAAAGCGCGGTTTGAGTTTATTGATTAA
- a CDS encoding NYN domain-containing protein: MQKRLNNYAFIDSQNVNRAVEEMGWQLDFKRFRVYLREKYGVTRAYLFLGYLPHQENMYRSLQAYGYVLVFKPVLPRRDGDVKGSVDAELVLQAMIDYQEYEQAVIATSDGDFYCLVKYLYERHKLMRLLVPNRYKYSALLRRAAPSGHAIAFMNDLRHRVEYTKHLRQLPEVRIGGST, encoded by the coding sequence ATGCAAAAACGACTGAACAACTACGCATTCATCGACAGCCAGAATGTAAACCGTGCGGTAGAGGAGATGGGGTGGCAGCTTGACTTTAAGCGATTTCGTGTCTATCTGCGAGAGAAGTATGGCGTAACACGAGCATACTTATTCTTGGGGTATCTTCCTCATCAAGAGAATATGTATCGTTCCTTGCAAGCATACGGTTATGTGTTAGTATTCAAGCCAGTACTCCCGCGCCGCGATGGAGATGTAAAGGGGAGCGTGGATGCGGAGCTCGTGCTCCAGGCGATGATTGACTATCAGGAATATGAACAAGCGGTGATCGCGACGAGCGACGGCGATTTCTATTGTCTCGTGAAATACCTCTATGAACGACACAAGCTCATGCGGCTCCTGGTACCCAATCGGTATAAGTATTCTGCGTTATTGCGGCGTGCGGCGCCCTCGGGGCACGCGATCGCCTTCATGAATGATCTGCGGCATCGCGTTGAATATACAAAACACCTCCGGCAATTACCGGAGGTGAGAATCGGGGGGTCTACATAA
- a CDS encoding aspartate/glutamate racemase family protein — protein sequence MGGLLFARELAQHAADAGFLYWGDTAHGPYGSRSVEQVSIWVREGLKFLEKKGAEVIVVASGDASVASRFADPRKSTTQMYPEVNVPVIDYWDAQIKAALAATKKKRVGFFGSRLVTERTGMLGLELQGVAVLKKAVAALAPLILEGEEARGETRRLVRAHLQWFKTQNIDVLILGSMHYVRVFDDIQAKMGKRVTVINPVRALLDLFVAMGVSSKGGTRQFFLTDITPRDLDIAGAWFGRGVHCEKV from the coding sequence TTGGGAGGGTTGCTATTTGCCCGCGAGCTCGCACAGCATGCCGCGGATGCCGGCTTTCTCTATTGGGGCGATACGGCGCACGGGCCGTATGGGTCGCGTTCGGTGGAGCAAGTAAGCATATGGGTGCGGGAGGGTTTAAAATTTTTGGAAAAAAAGGGAGCAGAGGTTATTGTGGTGGCTTCGGGAGACGCATCAGTCGCGTCGCGATTTGCAGATCCGCGGAAATCAACGACGCAGATGTATCCGGAGGTGAATGTCCCTGTGATTGACTATTGGGATGCGCAAATCAAGGCGGCGCTTGCTGCCACAAAGAAAAAAAGAGTGGGGTTTTTCGGGTCGCGATTGGTGACGGAGCGCACAGGAATGTTGGGACTGGAACTGCAGGGAGTGGCGGTATTGAAAAAAGCAGTGGCGGCGCTCGCGCCTTTAATTCTTGAAGGCGAGGAAGCGCGCGGAGAAACGCGCCGTTTAGTGCGCGCGCATTTGCAGTGGTTCAAGACCCAGAATATTGATGTGCTGATTCTGGGGTCAATGCATTATGTCCGCGTGTTCGATGATATTCAGGCAAAGATGGGGAAGAGGGTTACGGTCATTAATCCGGTACGGGCGCTCCTCGATTTATTCGTCGCAATGGGGGTTTCTTCCAAGGGGGGAACGCGTCAATTTTTCCTTACTGATATCACGCCGCGGGACCTTGATATTGCCGGTGCGTGGTTTGGCAGAGGGGTGCACTGTGAGAAGGTATAA
- a CDS encoding pyrroline-5-carboxylate reductase dimerization domain-containing protein, which produces MKKRDCSIGFIGFGRMGSILGSALVESGCARPGEIVVFEKDRRKRRILKQFALADSAQEVVDRAKVIFVCVRPLEVREVAKSIVIKKNTIIISIAAGVNLAMLQRMFGRSVMRVIPSYTQKALSGVLLYCHAKGLSRQSVGEILKLLKCIGEPIQVPEKLLEIATDLSSCSPAFWAFMADTFVREATRLGLSNVLAQRITTMAMLGTSKILVQESHLERVIDHVATPGGITREGIEALEKEFPHTVKEIFRVTGKKYALLRKRIERL; this is translated from the coding sequence ATGAAAAAAAGAGATTGTAGTATCGGTTTTATCGGTTTCGGGAGGATGGGGTCGATTTTGGGCAGCGCGTTGGTGGAAAGCGGCTGCGCGCGTCCGGGGGAGATCGTGGTATTTGAAAAAGACCGGAGAAAGAGGCGGATATTGAAGCAGTTTGCGTTGGCGGATTCTGCGCAAGAGGTAGTGGATCGCGCGAAGGTGATATTCGTGTGCGTGCGGCCTTTGGAGGTGCGAGAGGTGGCGAAGAGCATTGTGATAAAGAAAAACACAATTATTATTTCGATCGCGGCGGGCGTCAATCTTGCGATGCTGCAGCGGATGTTTGGCAGGTCTGTAATGAGGGTTATTCCCAGCTATACGCAGAAAGCACTATCTGGAGTATTGCTCTATTGCCATGCGAAAGGCTTGAGCCGGCAGAGTGTGGGGGAAATCCTGAAACTTTTAAAGTGCATTGGAGAACCGATTCAAGTGCCAGAAAAGCTGTTAGAGATAGCCACTGACCTTTCAAGCTGCAGCCCTGCATTCTGGGCTTTTATGGCAGACACGTTCGTGAGAGAAGCAACACGGCTGGGATTATCGAATGTGCTTGCCCAGCGCATAACCACTATGGCCATGCTTGGGACTTCAAAAATACTTGTGCAAGAATCACACTTGGAACGCGTTATTGACCATGTTGCCACGCCCGGCGGCATCACGCGGGAGGGCATCGAGGCGCTCGAGAAAGAGTTTCCGCATACGGTGAAGGAGATTTTTCGTGTTACGGGGAAGAAGTATGCGTTATTGCGGAAGAGGATTGAACGTCTGTAG
- a CDS encoding aminotransferase class IV, with protein MKISVNGNIVLQKDAFITIADKAVWYDFGVYENIKVLQGTLMWPEMHMKRLFTSAEVIGLELGETEETLLRWVCEYAEALKLKDHIIKVCAYGDADKNTRATVYLFAIGLTFYPDQFYAKGVAAITFAGERNLPNAKSMDTLLNFLAFREAKAREAFEALLVDHEGDIREGSRSNLYIVEKGIVITPPLSDVLEGVTRILVLKLLKENDIALKEERISKSRLMAADEVFVTATSSNVMSVVEIDGKKIGAGTPGEVTKRIIKLYREMQKEYLRSKSS; from the coding sequence ATGAAAATTTCCGTGAACGGAAACATAGTCCTCCAAAAAGACGCGTTCATCACCATCGCCGATAAGGCAGTGTGGTACGATTTCGGCGTGTATGAAAATATCAAGGTGCTGCAAGGGACGCTCATGTGGCCGGAAATGCACATGAAACGGCTGTTCACCTCGGCAGAGGTAATAGGGCTTGAGCTTGGCGAGACGGAAGAGACGCTTCTGCGGTGGGTGTGTGAGTATGCGGAGGCATTGAAGCTGAAAGACCATATAATTAAAGTGTGCGCCTACGGCGATGCCGACAAAAATACCCGCGCGACCGTGTATCTGTTTGCCATAGGATTAACATTTTATCCCGACCAGTTCTATGCCAAGGGCGTTGCGGCCATTACATTTGCAGGGGAGCGCAATTTGCCGAATGCTAAGTCAATGGATACGCTATTGAATTTTCTTGCATTCAGGGAGGCGAAAGCAAGGGAAGCGTTTGAAGCGCTTCTGGTAGACCATGAAGGCGACATACGCGAAGGATCGCGGTCAAACCTCTATATCGTTGAAAAAGGAATAGTCATTACGCCGCCGTTATCAGACGTTTTGGAAGGTGTCACGAGGATTTTGGTACTTAAATTGCTTAAAGAGAATGACATTGCCCTTAAGGAAGAACGAATATCAAAAAGCCGCCTGATGGCGGCAGATGAAGTGTTTGTGACGGCAACAAGCTCCAACGTGATGTCGGTGGTGGAAATTGACGGTAAAAAAATCGGTGCGGGGACGCCGGGAGAAGTCACGAAAAGAATAATAAAGCTCTATCGCGAGATGCAGAAAGAATATCTTAGGAGTAAGAGTTCCTAA
- a CDS encoding NUDIX domain-containing protein, translated as MIIDKLAWIHLKDKKILVTLSKGKDAWFMPGGKRFAGESDEQTLIREVREELNLDLVPSSIRYYGTFQAQAYGKPIDTFVRLTCYTADFNGIPTPSNEVAQCDYFNYAQKSKTTPASLLLFDDLKQKNLID; from the coding sequence ATGATAATAGACAAACTCGCTTGGATTCATCTCAAGGACAAAAAAATCCTTGTCACCTTGAGTAAAGGTAAGGACGCATGGTTCATGCCGGGAGGTAAACGCTTTGCGGGAGAATCAGATGAACAAACGCTTATACGTGAGGTGAGAGAAGAGTTGAATCTCGACCTCGTTCCTTCAAGTATCCGTTACTATGGCACCTTTCAGGCGCAAGCGTACGGCAAACCTATCGACACCTTTGTTCGCCTCACCTGCTATACTGCGGACTTTAATGGCATCCCCACCCCAAGTAATGAAGTTGCTCAATGTGACTACTTCAACTACGCCCAAAAATCAAAAACGACCCCCGCGAGCCTTCTCCTCTTTGATGACCTAAAACAAAAAAATCTCATTGATTGA
- a CDS encoding prohibitin family protein: MFWIALILLGAGILVTFLNKMPKGTVSPYPLPVIKFTNALKINAFVVGGLLLVLSCFALIPAGNVGVIDFFGNVSGRILQAGINFPVNPMAKIIKMSVKTQEIKELLDVPSKEGLTVQLEISALYHLNPEKATEVYKSVGSNYAAIILEPQFRSVSRGVTAAYDAKALYTSVREELAVHITQQLQDIVAPRGITVESTPLRRVGLPARLTESIEEKLRAEQDSQRMEFVLTKEKQEAERKRIEAQGISDFQNIVAKGISAELLKWKGIEATEKLASSPNAKVIVIGAGNEGLPLILGGQ; the protein is encoded by the coding sequence ATGTTTTGGATCGCACTTATATTACTCGGCGCAGGAATACTCGTTACATTTCTTAATAAAATGCCAAAAGGCACGGTGTCCCCTTATCCTCTTCCTGTGATAAAATTTACCAACGCGCTGAAGATTAACGCGTTCGTAGTAGGCGGCCTCTTGCTCGTATTGTCGTGCTTTGCCCTTATCCCTGCGGGAAACGTGGGAGTTATTGATTTTTTCGGAAATGTATCAGGACGCATCCTGCAGGCGGGAATTAATTTCCCCGTAAATCCCATGGCGAAAATAATAAAAATGTCCGTAAAGACCCAAGAAATCAAAGAGTTGCTGGACGTACCGTCAAAAGAAGGCCTCACGGTCCAATTGGAGATCAGCGCCTTGTACCACCTTAATCCCGAGAAAGCGACGGAAGTGTATAAAAGCGTTGGGTCGAACTATGCTGCCATTATCCTTGAACCGCAATTCCGTTCCGTAAGCCGCGGGGTGACCGCCGCGTATGATGCTAAAGCGCTCTACACCTCTGTGCGGGAAGAGCTCGCGGTGCATATCACCCAACAACTTCAGGATATTGTCGCGCCGCGCGGTATCACCGTCGAATCCACGCCGCTCCGGCGCGTGGGCTTACCCGCCCGCCTTACTGAATCAATCGAGGAAAAGCTCCGCGCCGAGCAGGACAGTCAGCGGATGGAATTTGTGTTGACAAAAGAAAAGCAGGAAGCTGAGCGCAAACGCATCGAAGCGCAAGGCATTTCTGATTTCCAGAACATCGTGGCGAAAGGAATAAGCGCCGAGCTCTTGAAATGGAAAGGCATTGAGGCGACGGAAAAACTCGCCAGCTCGCCGAATGCAAAAGTAATCGTCATCGGCGCAGGCAACGAAGGCCTTCCCCTCATCCTCGGCGGACAGTAA
- the trpS gene encoding tryptophan--tRNA ligase produces MPTPKKRILTGDRPTGKLHLGHYAGSLANRVSLQDAYDTFIMVADVQALTDNFNHPEYVRQHVREVVMDNLAVGIDPSRATLFIQSLIPEIAELTVFFSNLVTLQRLQRNPTVKTEIQEKGHLFKGGKVTYGFLGYPISQAADILFCRAHLVPVGEDQLPMIEQTREIAEKFNAIYGDVFPLPEAKISLLGRLAGLDGRKMSKSLNNAIYLSDDATIVKDKIKTAKTDSGSEIKYDPEKKPEIANLMTYYKLVTGKDIKTIEQEFAHLQSYAAFKEQLAKEISAFLSPIQERRAKYEKDPALVDDILRTGTARALQEAKMTMALVREKMKIDYFG; encoded by the coding sequence ATGCCTACTCCTAAGAAGAGGATCCTCACCGGCGACCGGCCGACCGGCAAACTGCATCTTGGACATTATGCCGGATCGCTTGCCAATCGCGTCAGTCTCCAGGATGCTTACGACACGTTTATCATGGTCGCGGACGTGCAGGCCCTCACCGACAACTTCAACCATCCTGAATACGTGCGCCAGCATGTCCGGGAAGTGGTAATGGACAATCTTGCCGTGGGCATAGATCCCTCGCGCGCGACGCTCTTCATCCAGTCGCTCATACCGGAAATCGCCGAGCTCACCGTTTTCTTTTCCAATCTTGTCACGCTGCAGAGGCTCCAGAGAAACCCTACAGTGAAAACGGAAATCCAAGAGAAAGGGCACCTCTTCAAGGGAGGCAAGGTAACCTATGGATTTTTGGGCTACCCCATCAGCCAGGCAGCCGACATTCTCTTCTGCCGCGCCCATCTCGTACCCGTAGGCGAAGACCAGCTGCCCATGATTGAACAGACACGGGAAATTGCAGAAAAATTCAATGCCATCTACGGCGATGTCTTCCCCCTCCCGGAAGCAAAAATTTCCTTGCTCGGGCGGCTCGCAGGGCTCGACGGCAGGAAAATGAGCAAATCACTGAATAACGCGATATACCTCTCTGACGACGCCACAATCGTGAAAGATAAAATAAAAACCGCGAAGACCGACAGCGGTTCGGAAATCAAATATGACCCCGAGAAAAAACCGGAAATAGCAAACCTTATGACGTATTATAAGCTCGTCACGGGCAAGGACATAAAAACCATTGAACAGGAATTCGCGCACCTTCAGAGCTACGCCGCCTTCAAGGAACAACTGGCTAAGGAGATCAGCGCGTTCCTCTCGCCCATCCAAGAAAGGCGCGCGAAGTATGAAAAGGATCCCGCGCTTGTCGATGATATTCTTCGCACAGGAACCGCGCGCGCCCTGCAAGAGGCAAAAATGACAATGGCGCTTGTCCGTGAAAAAATGAAAATAGATTATTTCGGATAA
- a CDS encoding ribonuclease J yields the protein MTMGAARRAGPESLRIIPIGGCEEVGRNMVAFETKNDIVIVDMGLQFPEEDMPGIDYIIPNISYFKGKEKKIRGVIITHGHYDHIGAIPHLIHKLGNPVIFGSDLTLGIIRKRQDDFHTAPLRLQTITHDSRLTLGAFHIDFFAVSHNVPGSLGVVLDMGLGPVVHTGDFKIDPDPNSLTPTDMDKIMALGHRNVLCVLADSTNASQPGKQLTEGEIQSNIEDIVAKAPGRMIVGTFASLLSRIQQIIFAAEKSGKHIIVEGFSMKSNLEIAKELGYMKIKRGTLITPKEMKNYAPNKIVILCTGAQGEDNAVLMRIANREHRYLHIEPGDTVVFSSSVIPGNERSVQRLIDGLYREGAEVIHYQMMDIHAGGHARQEDLKAFYTMVKPRNFIPIYGNHSFLKMNAKLAQQVGIPADHIFIPDNGSVVEFTARGGRILNEKVVTDYVFVDGLGVGDVSEVVLRDRQIMSEDGMLVLIATIDSRTGNLVHNPDIISRGFVYLKESKALIEDVRMKVKQILKDRDPRQPANEVYLKDKVRNEIGQFLFQRTERRPMILPVIIEV from the coding sequence ATGACCATGGGCGCTGCACGCCGCGCAGGCCCTGAAAGCCTGCGCATTATCCCCATAGGGGGCTGCGAAGAAGTAGGCCGCAACATGGTCGCTTTTGAAACGAAAAACGATATTGTCATCGTCGACATGGGCCTCCAATTCCCCGAAGAAGACATGCCGGGCATTGATTACATCATCCCCAACATTTCCTATTTCAAGGGAAAAGAAAAGAAAATACGCGGCGTGATCATCACCCACGGCCACTATGACCATATCGGCGCCATCCCTCACCTTATCCATAAGCTGGGCAACCCTGTCATTTTCGGCTCAGACCTGACGCTCGGCATAATCCGCAAACGCCAGGATGACTTCCATACCGCCCCTTTAAGGCTGCAAACGATCACGCACGACAGCCGCTTAACACTTGGCGCGTTCCACATAGACTTCTTCGCGGTATCCCACAATGTGCCGGGATCTTTGGGCGTGGTGCTCGACATGGGCCTAGGGCCAGTCGTACACACTGGCGATTTCAAAATTGATCCGGATCCCAACAGCCTCACCCCTACGGATATGGATAAAATTATGGCGCTCGGGCACAGAAATGTCCTCTGCGTGCTCGCCGATTCTACCAACGCCTCCCAGCCCGGCAAACAGCTCACCGAGGGAGAGATCCAATCCAACATCGAAGACATCGTGGCGAAAGCCCCGGGCAGAATGATCGTGGGCACCTTTGCCTCGCTCCTTTCCCGCATCCAGCAAATCATTTTTGCGGCGGAGAAATCGGGCAAGCATATCATCGTGGAAGGCTTCAGCATGAAGAGCAACCTTGAGATTGCGAAAGAGCTCGGCTATATGAAGATAAAACGGGGCACGCTCATCACTCCCAAAGAGATGAAAAATTACGCCCCAAACAAGATCGTCATCCTCTGCACCGGCGCACAGGGCGAGGATAACGCCGTGCTCATGCGCATCGCAAACCGCGAACACCGCTATCTGCACATCGAACCCGGAGATACCGTCGTGTTCTCTTCCTCGGTCATTCCGGGAAACGAACGCTCGGTACAACGCCTGATTGACGGCCTCTACCGCGAAGGCGCCGAAGTCATCCATTACCAAATGATGGATATCCATGCGGGAGGGCACGCCCGGCAGGAAGACCTGAAAGCATTCTATACCATGGTGAAACCGCGGAACTTCATCCCCATTTACGGAAACCATTCATTCCTAAAAATGAATGCAAAGCTCGCGCAGCAAGTGGGGATCCCCGCAGACCACATTTTCATACCTGATAACGGCTCCGTCGTAGAATTCACCGCGCGCGGCGGACGCATCCTCAACGAAAAAGTCGTTACTGATTACGTGTTTGTGGACGGCTTGGGGGTGGGCGACGTGTCGGAAGTGGTGCTTAGAGACCGGCAAATCATGTCGGAGGACGGCATGCTGGTGCTCATCGCGACCATTGATTCGCGCACCGGAAACTTGGTCCATAATCCTGACATTATTTCCCGCGGATTTGTCTACCTAAAAGAATCAAAAGCGCTGATCGAAGACGTGAGGATGAAGGTGAAACAAATCCTCAAAGACCGCGATCCCCGTCAGCCGGCCAACGAAGTCTACCTGAAAGACAAGGTGCGGAATGAAATCGGACAGTTCCTCTTCCAGCGCACCGAGCGCCGGCCGATGATCCTCCCCGTGATCATCGAAGTATAA